The window GACCAAGCCTGGGGAGCACCCAGCAGGGTCTGGGTGTGAGCTGTGGgacagcaccccacagcacccagctgcctcccagcacccatcccatAGGGAGGGTGCTCCATAGCACCCAGCTGCGCCCTGCATCCCTCCTGGGGGAACACGCCCGCAGTGTACGGGGGTCCTGGAGCCCCCACGGTGCAGGGCACCCCATCAGCACACGGCTTTGTCCTCCTcgtcttcttcctcctcctcctcttcctcctccttgttGTCCTCGTCCTCATCCTCGCCATTAGGCAGCTGCCccaggggggcgggggggaagggggggccaCGCTCCAGGTTGACATAGGTTACGGCCAGGTTGACGTAGTGCTCACCCTCCAGCATGGCCAGGACACGCTCCAGCTCACCCACCAGCCCCGTGAAGGACGGCCTCTCCTCGGGCACTGGCgcccagcagctcagcatcACCCCGTACCTGCCCCAACACCCCCCGTCAGCACCGGCggcccccggggcggcccccagggccacccccccccccgcccaccccccagccccactcacAGGGTGTCGGGGCAGTGGCAGGGCTGCGGCAGGCGTCTCCCCCGCAGCAGGTAGCGGGCCATGTCGTAGGGGTCCACCCCGGGGTACGGCGATGCCCCCCGCGTCAGCAGCTCCCACATGAGCACCCCAAAGGACCACTGCCGAGCAGAGAGCTGCCATGGGGTGGTGGgcgggatggggacaggggtcGGGGGGCTGGGACGGGGGTTGTGCCTACCACATCCGACTTGGTGGTGAACTTTTGGGTCTGGAGGCTCTCCAGCGCCATCCACTTGACGGGCAGCCTGGCGTGGCGGTGCTGCCGGACACTGTAGTATTCCTTGCCAAACACGTCCCGTGCCAGCCCGAAGTCGGCCACCTTCACCGTCAGCGTCTCGTCCAGCCTGTGGGACACTGGTTTGGGGGGCGGCCACCGAGGAGCACCCCCCATGCCCACCCCCGGGCCCACGGGGTGACCTCATGGCAGGGGTCGGGCGGGCATGGCCACACTCACATGCAGTTCCTGGCCGCCAGGTCCCGATGCACAAACTTCTTCTGGGCCAGGTACTCCATGCCCAGGGCCACCTGCAGCCCGAAGCCGATGAGGTCCTTCACCGTGGGGCTCTGCAGGGTGGCAGTGGTGAGCGGGATGagcccagcccccagccccccgccactcccctccccagggcgCCCCCGTACCCGCTCCTGGGCGCGGATGAAGTGGCGCAGGTCCCCGTGGCGCATGTAGGGCAGGACAACGAGGGGCAGCCCGTGGTGGGGCAGGCACACCCCCAGCAGCGAGAGCACCTGGGGGTGGTGGAAGCTCTTCATCAGGATGCCCTCGCGTAGGaactcctccacctcctccacgTCCGTGATGCCTGCCGAGAGCCGAGCCGTGGGGTGCCCGCTGACATGCCACGCCATGCCATGCCACGCCATGCCATGCCACGGGACTGTGCCACGGGAGCGAGTGCTACTCACGGTGCAGGGACTTGACGGCGCAGTGGAGGTCCCCCAGCAGCGGGTCCACGTAGGTGCCGTGGTAGACGCTGCCGAAGTGCCCTGTGGGGAGAGGCGGCGTGAAGCTGGTACGACACACGGCGAGCGGGCGATGCCGCAGCCAAACGGGGATGCGGCGTCACCTTTGCCGATGACCTGGTGGCGGTGGGTGATGAGCCGCTCCTCGGGGATGAGGATGTCCttcacctcctccagcagctccggCCGCAGGTCCTCCAGGCAGCAGGACGTGGTCCTGAGCAGGGGCACGggggagccgccgcccgccACGCCGGCACCGCCACCGGCACCGGCGACGCGCGCTCGGGGCCGCACCGGGCCGGGACTGCCTGCCGCGGGCAGCACTGCCgggacaggcagaggcagggtgAGGGCTGGGCGGGCACCCGGCACCCCGACGCCGCCGGCGGCACCCACTTACCCAGCACCTCCCTGTAGTCGACGCCGGGGCGCTGGGTGGTGGCGGGGGGCTCGCTGCGGCCGGgctgcaccagcagctccaggtTCTCCGTCCCTgcgggcggcagcggggtgggcgggggcggcgggaagcggggcgggggccggggcaggggcgcagcgggccggggcagggggcggcgggccgggacGCAGCGGGGCAGCGggtcggggcagcggggcggcgggggcaggggccgggggcagcggggcggcggggggccggggcaggggcggggcagcggggccggggcaggggccgggggacagcggggcggcgggggccggggcaggggccgggggacagcggggcggcgggggccggggcagggggcagtgggtcggggcagcggggcggggggcagcggggcggcgggggccggggcaggggccggggggcagcggggcggcgggggccggggcagggggcggcggGCGAGCGCGGCACTCACCCCCGCGCTTCCTCCATCGCCAGCGGAGCAGGGCCGCGGCCGGGAcgcagcagagcaggcaggcgAGGCCGGcgcccagggccaggctggcGGCCAGGTCCAGcgaggcggcgggcggcagcaCCCGGCCCAGCGCCTGGCAGGCGCCGTTCACGCAGAtctgggggagcgggggggggggtgggggctcagcggggacggggcgggcgACACCGGGGAGGGCCGCCCACCCCGGGGGTGCCTACCTCCACGGGGGCCCCGGCCGGGGGCAGGCGCGGCTCCCGGGGCAGGCGGCAGGTCACCTCGTTCTTCAGCACGGTGGGGCGGCAGTCCCGGCCCCCCACCGTCATGGTGATGTTCATGCAGGCGGCCACGGCGTCCAGCCCCAGTTGCTGCCCAGACACGGCGCCCTGAGCCCGGCGGTCCCGGcggcgggacccccccccccggcctggctcagccccccctgccccacgtACGTGCACCTCGATCTCGTCGTCGCCGGGCTTGAGGCGGAGGTGTCcgccctcctgctcccaggggaAGACCTCGGGCCGGGGGTAGTAGCGGAGGCGGAAGAGCCAGCGGCCGGCGGCACCATCCAGCAGCACGCTCAGGTTCCCCGACGCGGCCTCCACCTTGCTCTCGAAGGGGAAGGCCGGGCTGCGGCACAGCAGCCGCTCCGGTGCCCGCGGGTCCTCGCACTCCTGCGGGTGGTGGGATGCTGGGCACCGGCGTGGCACGGTGGGcagggcggggccgggggcgatGGCCTCCTGTCCCGGCACTTACCGTGGCTTCGGTCCTCACGCCGCTGGCCTCAAAGCAGATCTTGGTGCGATACACGGAGTCCAGGTGGGTGCCGATGATGGTGAGCATTGAGCCCCTGTGGTGGGCAGGGGTCAGGGCCCCGGGGGACACGTGGGCCCCGGGGTGCGTGCCGTCCCCAGGGTGCATGCGGCACCCAGGGTTAGCATGGTCCCCAGGGTGCGCGTGGCCCCTGGGGTGCACATGGTCCCTGGGGTGCGTGCCGTCCCCAGGGTGCATGCGGCCCCAGGATTAACATGTTCCCTGGGGTGCAAGGTGGTCCCTGGGGTGCACACGGTCCCCAGCACCTCAACCAGCCCGGCCAGGGCGGTGGGGAGGCCGGGGCTGTCCCCCAGGGGAAGGGAGCCCCTGCACTCACTCATAGCTGCAGCCGGGGACGATGGCCGAAACGAAGGGGTCAGGGCGGTACTGGAAGCGCAGGGGGGCCTGGAACTCCTCCCCATCGATCCACAGGGCCACCAAGGCTGCGCCCAGTCCGCTGGCAGTGGGAGCCGTGCACCGGATCGCCCCGTCGCCCTGCCTGGGGACACGGCAGCCATGGCTGGAGGGGACAGTGGGACTgcggggggggtccctgtgcccGTCCTCGTGCCAGGGACCCCGCTGTGCCTGGCGGGGGCAGGACAGGGGTGTACCTGGGCTGCCCGGCCAGGGGGCACTCGGAGCCATTGACCATCACCCgccagctgctccctgccgAGAGGTGGCTGCCACGCAGGGAGAGGTGGGTGCCACCCCCCCGGGGGCCAAacagggggtgcagggtgctgaTGTGGGGTTCCTGGGCAGACACAGGGTCagtggggtgggtgggtgagCCAAACCgctcccccaaaccctgccaGGGGTCACCGCCAGTGCGAGGCCGTACCACAAAGACAAAGCCACCGAGGGTGGCCGAGCCGTGGACGTGGAAGCCGGAGGGTCTGGCGGGTTCTTCCACGGTGAGCACCACGTCGGCGGGGCCCCCTACTGCTGTTGGGCCCCCCGGCTCCAGCTCGCACACCAGCACATCCACAAAGTCCTTGCGGCGGGAGGTGGGCAGGGGTCTGCAGGGTGGTGATGGGGGGTCAGCCCCAGGCCAGGGGGGCAGCCCCCGACCCCTCTCTGCTACTGTCACCACCCCCGGCACTGCCGTGCACCTGtggctcctgctctcctccgGCAGCACGGTGCAGCCTCGCTGTCCCACCGCCACCCGGTAGGTGCcaggggggctgcggcgggggtCGGCGTCCAGGTGGGAGCGGAAGGTCATGCCGCAGAGCGTCACCCGCGTCCGACCCCGCAGAGGGGCACTCCGGGGGTGGAACTGTGGGAGAGACACCCCTGTCGTCCTGAGCCCCGAAAGCCCGGTGACCGTCGCGGGTCTGGAAAGCCCCTTCCCTAGGGGAGTGCAACACCCATCCCAGGGAGGGGGTCTCCAAATGAAGCAAGGGTCCCACCATGTGCCACCCCACGTGCAACCTCCCTCCCCATCCAAGTGCCCGGGActtgtggggtgcaggggggatgGCGGCGCAGACCTACATCGGTGAGGACGGGCGGGCAGCTGTCCTGGACCCAGGGGCCGGTGCACTCGTGGCGGCGCGTGCACCCGTCCCTGCACCAGCCGCAGCCCATGAAGCGCTCAGCCCGCAGACAGCGCTGGCAGGTGGAGAAGTggcggcagccggggccggTGACGTTCAGGCGCCACACCTGTGGATGGAGAGCGGAGGCGAGCGGGTGCGTGGGGCTCGGTGCCCACCCCGCACCCCCCTGCGCCCCCCACTCACCTTGGTGCCGGCGGTGAAGAACAGCGAGTGGCTCTgcagccccatggcaccccgcaccggccccggctcccccagGGAGAAGTTGGCCAAGGTGAGGAGGTAGGAGCTGGAGCGCTGGAGCACCATCTgcggcagggcagagcagggggctGAGCACGGCCCCGCACCCCACCGGGCACCTCCCACCCCTCCCGGTCCCTCATCCCACCTGGTAGATGCGTCCCTCCACCGTGCCCAGGTGGGCCACAGTGACGTCCCCCAGGGCGGTGACGAAGATGGAGGTGAGGAGGACACCAGCCAGGTGCCCGTTGAACAGGTCCACCTTATGGGAGGCAGTGGGGACAAGGGTGGGCTGGTCCCAGCAGCTGGTGTTGGTCACTGGCGCCGAGAGGTTCACCTGCAGCCGAGTGCGGGATGGGTGCCCTGAAGCCAGCCCTggcaccctgaccccccgcACCCTCACAGGGGGGCACAAGCTCTAGCCACGAGATATTTTGGGGAGCGCCCGATGGCCCAAACTCCCCTCTGGGCTACGAaaatttttggggaaaaaacccgTCTGCggcccctcctgcagcccccggggcccccgTGCAGCGTCagtcctgccctcccctcccgccccatCTGGATGCGGTTATCGGTGCCAGCACCGCGGGGCGGGCATGCCAAAGCCAGCCCTCCCCAACCCCTGGGGCTCggcagggggctggggatgAAGGGGGACACCAGGAGCCGGGGGGATCTCCACCGGCCCCCCATTGATGCTTGGGGCCGTGGGTCCCCTCCTGGCTGGCCCTGCCAGGGGCGTGAGTCAGCGGCAGTGAGCTGTCTGCTCCGTGTGCGGGAAGAGGAGGGGATTTGGCTGCGCCTCACCCCGCGCCTGGCTGAGAACACCAAAACTCGTGTCACAGGTGCTTGCTGGGACCCTGCCTGCAGAGGGGGCCCTGCCGGGGCCCTCACCTGTCCctgtcccggctgtgccagAGCTTGTCCCTGGGACACAGCGTTCCTGCTCCACGGCTGTGGCAGACGAGAAATGCCGGTGACTAATTGCGCTTCCGCCTGCGGTTTATTTGCCCAGAGAAGGCGGCGGccctggggccgggggggcaAGGCAGGAGTGGCCGGGCACCCTGCACACCCCAGCCCAGGAAGCGCCGAGGCCCCGTGGCTTCCCCGTCCCCCACAGACCTAAACAAGCTGTAGAGGGTGGCCATTAACAACCTGGTGCTGGGGGCAGTCACCCCGGGGGCTGGAGCCGGTGCTCCCTGGGGCAGCCACACCGAGGAGACGGACTTTTGGCACGGTGCACGCAAAGCGGCGGTGCGCCCACGTGCCCAGGACACGTGTGTGCAGCACACAGCTCGGGCGAGCACGGGGTGCCCGGGGTGGGGAGCACGGCCGGATCCCCGCTGGCACCCTACCTACTCGGCACGGCAGGGGCTGGCAAAACATGGCGGCCCCTGCGATAGGCGGCGGGCGGCTGGCCAGGCTGACTCACACCTGGGCGATGCCGCTCTCCCCCTGCCCAACCCGCCCCCGGTCCACCCCGCTTTACCAGCGCTCCCCAGCATCCCAGATCTACCTCCCCGCGGCCCAGCCGACTCCCAGGATGGACGCGGCACGGGTC of the Ciconia boyciana chromosome 11, ASM3463844v1, whole genome shotgun sequence genome contains:
- the MST1R gene encoding macrophage-stimulating protein receptor isoform X1; translation: MRLSGRACLLLALALAPLAASAWQCPRIPYSSTRNFSVPYTLPSLDAGSPVQNVAVFADSTGPAALFVAVRNRILLASPEMHLLSVLVTGPAGSAECEICRLCPAAADGPKDTDNVLLLLDPLEPWLYSCSTAQHGLCYQHQLEVQDGKVAITATHCLYSATGNRPASCPDCVASPLGTSATVVATSYASFFYLGSTVNSSVAARYSPQSVSVRRLKGTLDGFSDDFQWLTVLPQYRDNYTIHYVHSFTDGDHVYFLTVQPERPGLAVYHTRLARLSTHEHDLRHYRELVLDCRFESKRRRRRRGEEDAKRDVAYNVLQAAHTARPGARLARDLGINDTDTVLFGAFAESWPESRVPRENSAVCAFPLRLLNQAMEEGMEKCCGTGHQPLLRGLSFFQPVEYCPQNVNLSAPVTNTSCWDQPTLVPTASHKVDLFNGHLAGVLLTSIFVTALGDVTVAHLGTVEGRIYQMVLQRSSSYLLTLANFSLGEPGPVRGAMGLQSHSLFFTAGTKVWRLNVTGPGCRHFSTCQRCLRAERFMGCGWCRDGCTRRHECTGPWVQDSCPPVLTDFHPRSAPLRGRTRVTLCGMTFRSHLDADPRRSPPGTYRVAVGQRGCTVLPEESRSHRPLPTSRRKDFVDVLVCELEPGGPTAVGGPADVVLTVEEPARPSGFHVHGSATLGGFVFVEPHISTLHPLFGPRGGGTHLSLRGSHLSAGSSWRVMVNGSECPLAGQPRQGDGAIRCTAPTASGLGAALVALWIDGEEFQAPLRFQYRPDPFVSAIVPGCSYEGSMLTIIGTHLDSVYRTKICFEASGVRTEATECEDPRAPERLLCRSPAFPFESKVEAASGNLSVLLDGAAGRWLFRLRYYPRPEVFPWEQEGGHLRLKPGDDEIEGAVSGQQLGLDAVAACMNITMTVGGRDCRPTVLKNEVTCRLPREPRLPPAGAPVEICVNGACQALGRVLPPAASLDLAASLALGAGLACLLCCVPAAALLRWRWRKRGGTENLELLVQPGRSEPPATTQRPGVDYREVLVLPAAGSPGPVRPRARVAGAGGGAGVAGGGSPVPLLRTTSCCLEDLRPELLEEVKDILIPEERLITHRHQVIGKGHFGSVYHGTYVDPLLGDLHCAVKSLHRITDVEEVEEFLREGILMKSFHHPQVLSLLGVCLPHHGLPLVVLPYMRHGDLRHFIRAQERSPTVKDLIGFGLQVALGMEYLAQKKFVHRDLAARNCMLDETLTVKVADFGLARDVFGKEYYSVRQHRHARLPVKWMALESLQTQKFTTKSDVWSFGVLMWELLTRGASPYPGVDPYDMARYLLRGRRLPQPCHCPDTLYGVMLSCWAPVPEERPSFTGLVGELERVLAMLEGEHYVNLAVTYVNLERGPPFPPAPLGQLPNGEDEDEDNKEEEEEEEEEDEEDKAVC
- the MST1R gene encoding macrophage-stimulating protein receptor isoform X2 is translated as MRLSGRACLLLALALAPLAASAWQCPRIPYSSTRNFSVPYTLPSLDAGSPVQNVAVFADSTGPAALFVAVRNRILLASPEMHLLSVLVTGPAGSAECEICRLCPAAADGPKDTDNVLLLLDPLEPWLYSCSTAQHGLCYQHQLEVQDGKVAITATHCLYSATGNRPASCPDCVASPLGTSATVVATSYASFFYLGSTVNSSVAARYSPQSVSVRRLKGTLDGFSDDFQWLTVLPQYRDNYTIHYVHSFTDGDHVYFLTVQPERPGLAVYHTRLARLSTHEHDLRHYRELVLDCRFESKRRRRRRGEEDAKRDVAYNVLQAAHTARPGARLARDLGINDTDTVLFGAFAESWPESRVPRENSAVCAFPLRLLNQAMEEGMEKCCGTGHQPLLRGLSFFQPVEYCPQNVNLSAPVTNTSCWDQPTLVPTASHKVDLFNGHLAGVLLTSIFVTALGDVTVAHLGTVEGRIYQMVLQRSSSYLLTLANFSLGEPGPVRGAMGLQSHSLFFTAGTKVWRLNVTGPGCRHFSTCQRCLRAERFMGCGWCRDGCTRRHECTGPWVQDSCPPVLTDFHPRSAPLRGRTRVTLCGMTFRSHLDADPRRSPPGTYRVAVGQRGCTVLPEESRSHRPLPTSRRKDFVDVLVCELEPGGPTAVGGPADVVLTVEEPARPSGFHVHGSATLGGFVFVEPHISTLHPLFGPRGGGTHLSLRGSHLSAGSSWRVMVNGSECPLAGQPRQGDGAIRCTAPTASGLGAALVALWIDGEEFQAPLRFQYRPDPFVSAIVPGCSYEGSMLTIIGTHLDSVYRTKICFEASGVRTEATECEDPRAPERLLCRSPAFPFESKVEAASGNLSVLLDGAAGRWLFRLRYYPRPEVFPWEQEGGHLRLKPGDDEIEVHQLGLDAVAACMNITMTVGGRDCRPTVLKNEVTCRLPREPRLPPAGAPVEICVNGACQALGRVLPPAASLDLAASLALGAGLACLLCCVPAAALLRWRWRKRGGTENLELLVQPGRSEPPATTQRPGVDYREVLVLPAAGSPGPVRPRARVAGAGGGAGVAGGGSPVPLLRTTSCCLEDLRPELLEEVKDILIPEERLITHRHQVIGKGHFGSVYHGTYVDPLLGDLHCAVKSLHRITDVEEVEEFLREGILMKSFHHPQVLSLLGVCLPHHGLPLVVLPYMRHGDLRHFIRAQERSPTVKDLIGFGLQVALGMEYLAQKKFVHRDLAARNCMLDETLTVKVADFGLARDVFGKEYYSVRQHRHARLPVKWMALESLQTQKFTTKSDVWSFGVLMWELLTRGASPYPGVDPYDMARYLLRGRRLPQPCHCPDTLYGVMLSCWAPVPEERPSFTGLVGELERVLAMLEGEHYVNLAVTYVNLERGPPFPPAPLGQLPNGEDEDEDNKEEEEEEEEEDEEDKAVC
- the MST1R gene encoding macrophage-stimulating protein receptor isoform X3, with translation MRLSGRACLLLALALAPLAASAWQCPRIPYSSTRNFSVPYTLPSLDAGSPVQNVAVFADSTGPAALFVAVRNRILLASPEMHLLSVLVTGPAGSAECEICRLCPAAADGPKDTDNVLLLLDPLEPWLYSCSTAQHGLCYQHQLEVQDGKVAITATHCLYSATGNRPASCPDCVASPLGTSATVVATSYASFFYLGSTVNSSVAARYSPQSVSVRRLKGTLDGFSDDFQWLTVLPQYRDNYTIHYVHSFTDGDHVYFLTVQPERPGLAVYHTRLARLSTHEHDLRHYRELVLDCRFESKRRRRRRGEEDAKRDVAYNVLQAAHTARPGARLARDLGINDTDTVLFGAFAESWPESRVPRENSAVCAFPLRLLNQAMEEGMEKCCGTGHQPLLRGLSFFQPVEYCPQNVNLSAPVTNTSCWDQPTLVPTASHKVDLFNGHLAGVLLTSIFVTALGDVTVAHLGTVEGRIYQMVLQRSSSYLLTLANFSLGEPGPVRGAMGLQSHSLFFTAGTKVWRLNVTGPGCRHFSTCQRCLRAERFMGCGWCRDGCTRRHECTGPWVQDSCPPVLTDFHPRSAPLRGRTRVTLCGMTFRSHLDADPRRSPPGTYRVAVGQRGCTVLPEESRSHRPLPTSRRKDFVDVLVCELEPGGPTAVGGPADVVLTVEEPARPSGFHVHGSATLGGFVFVEPHISTLHPLFGPRGGGTHLSLRGSHLSAGSSWRVMVNGSECPLAGQPRQGDGAIRCTAPTASGLGAALVALWIDGEEFQAPLRFQYRPDPFVSAIVPGCSYEGSMLTIIGTHLDSVYRTKICFEASGVRTEATECEDPRAPERLLCRSPAFPFESKVEAASGNLSVLLDGAAGRWLFRLRYYPRPEVFPWEQEGGHLRLKPGDDEIEVHICVNGACQALGRVLPPAASLDLAASLALGAGLACLLCCVPAAALLRWRWRKRGGTENLELLVQPGRSEPPATTQRPGVDYREVLVLPAAGSPGPVRPRARVAGAGGGAGVAGGGSPVPLLRTTSCCLEDLRPELLEEVKDILIPEERLITHRHQVIGKGHFGSVYHGTYVDPLLGDLHCAVKSLHRITDVEEVEEFLREGILMKSFHHPQVLSLLGVCLPHHGLPLVVLPYMRHGDLRHFIRAQERSPTVKDLIGFGLQVALGMEYLAQKKFVHRDLAARNCMLDETLTVKVADFGLARDVFGKEYYSVRQHRHARLPVKWMALESLQTQKFTTKSDVWSFGVLMWELLTRGASPYPGVDPYDMARYLLRGRRLPQPCHCPDTLYGVMLSCWAPVPEERPSFTGLVGELERVLAMLEGEHYVNLAVTYVNLERGPPFPPAPLGQLPNGEDEDEDNKEEEEEEEEEDEEDKAVC